A stretch of the Marinobacter sp. JH2 genome encodes the following:
- a CDS encoding phenol hydroxylase subunit — protein MEQRRKTFNEYTRYIRVRSAPEDKFVEFDFAIGYPELFVELVLPRDAFLVFCEHNKVVHMDSDMIREVDDDMVKWRFGENGHR, from the coding sequence ATGGAACAACGAAGAAAGACCTTTAACGAGTACACCCGCTATATCCGGGTTCGTAGCGCACCAGAGGATAAGTTTGTCGAGTTCGATTTTGCTATCGGCTACCCCGAGCTTTTTGTCGAGCTGGTGTTACCTCGGGATGCTTTTTTGGTTTTCTGTGAGCACAACAAGGTAGTGCATATGGATTCCGACATGATTCGCGAGGTTGATGACGACATGGTCAAGTGGCGCTTTGGAGAAAATGGACACCGTTAG
- the rnhB gene encoding ribonuclease HII produces the protein MAAKELPPFECSYQGRLLAGVDEVGRGPLVGAVVTAAVILDPDRPIAGLADSKKLTEKKRAKLYEEIIEKAAAWSLGRCEPEEIDRLNIYQATMLAMQRAVDGLAIAPEYVLVDGNRCPKWLWPSEPVVKGDARVEAISAASIIAKVTRDREMDELEEKYPGFGFAKHKGYPTPIHQEALRRLGATPEHRRSFRPVQLAIETVGMFSPEEPRSEDLSYPTDLFENMG, from the coding sequence ATGGCTGCGAAAGAATTACCGCCGTTCGAATGCTCTTACCAAGGAAGGCTGTTAGCCGGTGTGGATGAGGTGGGGCGAGGTCCGCTGGTGGGCGCTGTTGTGACGGCAGCGGTTATTCTCGATCCAGATCGCCCGATCGCCGGGCTAGCCGATTCGAAGAAGCTGACCGAGAAGAAACGGGCAAAGCTGTACGAGGAAATTATCGAAAAGGCCGCCGCGTGGAGTCTTGGCCGCTGCGAACCAGAAGAAATTGATCGCTTGAATATCTATCAGGCAACCATGCTTGCGATGCAGCGGGCGGTCGATGGCTTGGCGATTGCGCCGGAGTACGTTCTGGTAGACGGTAACCGTTGCCCGAAATGGCTGTGGCCATCCGAGCCTGTTGTCAAAGGGGATGCTCGGGTTGAGGCAATTAGCGCTGCATCAATCATCGCGAAGGTGACCCGGGATCGCGAGATGGATGAGCTTGAGGAAAAATACCCGGGCTTCGGGTTTGCCAAGCACAAAGGTTATCCGACCCCGATTCACCAGGAAGCCTTAAGGCGTTTGGGAGCGACCCCGGAGCATCGTCGCTCTTTCCGGCCGGTTCAGCTGGCGATAGAGACGGTAGGTATGTTTTCGCCAGAAGAGCCTCGCAGTGAAGATTTAAGCTATCCGACCGATTTGTTTGAAAATATGGGTTGA
- a CDS encoding sigma-54-dependent Fis family transcriptional regulator yields the protein MKISEKMKIKEKQFQDLTDQIRFLSSEGKIWLGEQRMLLMAVNAMGAFRREMVNSMGIERAKGFFLRLGYQSGLRDAELARKLRPHCDDIDIFLAGPQLHALKGMVKVNPIKVDLDQESGIFYAEIEWVDSFEVEICQTELGQMTEPACWALLGYACAYTSSFMGREIIFRETHCRGCGDEQCLIVGKPAEQWEDAVEFARYFKADPIIEELYDLQSQVSSLRSSLEKQQGQYYGIGQSASYNKVCKMIDKAAQGKVSVLLLGETGVGKEVIARSVHLRSERAEGPFVAVNCAAIPPDLIESELFGVEKGAFTGANQSRPGRFERAHNGTIFLDEVVELTPRAQASLLRVLQEGELERVGDNRTRPINVRIIAATNESLAEAVEAGKFRADLYYRLNVFPVHIPPLRERLEDLPLLAEHFLRKFQAEYNKHTLGLSDKALEVCLRYRWPGNIRELENVIERGIILTENNETISQEALFAVFPDSDFEPPSSDCPQIIGDSGQVVDGGSPNGKTHWADSIITNNISLEKVEAILMHRAMDMSRQNVSEAARLLGLTRPALAYRLKKSGNREKNSGERLSEPSSRV from the coding sequence ATGAAAATCAGTGAAAAGATGAAAATAAAAGAAAAGCAATTTCAGGATCTTACAGACCAAATTCGCTTCTTGAGCTCAGAGGGAAAAATTTGGCTCGGCGAACAACGAATGCTGCTAATGGCGGTGAACGCGATGGGTGCATTCCGGCGAGAAATGGTTAACAGTATGGGAATTGAAAGGGCGAAGGGTTTTTTCTTGCGCCTCGGTTACCAATCGGGCCTACGAGATGCCGAATTAGCCCGTAAGCTCAGGCCCCACTGTGATGATATTGATATTTTTTTGGCAGGCCCCCAGCTCCACGCACTAAAAGGGATGGTAAAAGTAAATCCCATTAAGGTGGATCTGGACCAGGAATCAGGAATATTCTATGCGGAAATCGAATGGGTTGATTCATTTGAAGTAGAGATTTGTCAGACTGAACTCGGACAGATGACGGAACCAGCATGCTGGGCTTTACTTGGCTACGCATGCGCCTATACATCTTCATTCATGGGTCGCGAAATCATCTTCCGCGAAACCCATTGTCGAGGCTGTGGCGATGAGCAATGCCTGATTGTCGGAAAACCAGCAGAACAGTGGGAGGATGCAGTGGAGTTTGCCCGTTACTTCAAGGCAGACCCTATCATCGAAGAGCTCTACGACCTGCAATCACAAGTCAGTTCCCTTCGTAGTAGTCTCGAAAAGCAACAGGGGCAATACTACGGTATTGGGCAATCAGCATCCTACAACAAAGTCTGTAAAATGATTGATAAAGCAGCGCAAGGCAAAGTGTCAGTGCTGCTTCTTGGCGAAACCGGCGTCGGCAAAGAAGTCATCGCCCGCAGCGTTCATCTCCGGAGCGAACGAGCTGAGGGCCCATTTGTTGCGGTCAACTGTGCAGCGATACCCCCAGATCTCATAGAGTCTGAGCTCTTCGGCGTCGAAAAAGGCGCATTTACTGGCGCCAACCAGTCCCGCCCAGGCCGCTTTGAAAGGGCCCACAATGGCACTATCTTTCTCGATGAAGTGGTTGAGCTGACTCCCCGCGCACAGGCTTCGTTACTGAGAGTGCTCCAAGAAGGGGAGTTAGAGCGGGTTGGCGATAATCGCACCCGTCCCATCAATGTTCGCATTATCGCTGCAACGAACGAAAGCCTGGCAGAAGCCGTTGAAGCCGGAAAGTTTCGAGCAGATCTCTATTATCGCCTTAATGTTTTCCCTGTGCACATACCTCCGCTGCGCGAACGCCTAGAGGACCTTCCGTTGCTGGCCGAACACTTTTTGCGTAAGTTCCAAGCGGAATATAACAAACACACCTTGGGCCTTTCAGACAAAGCGCTGGAGGTTTGCCTTCGCTATCGCTGGCCCGGAAACATTCGAGAACTGGAAAACGTAATTGAGCGGGGGATAATCCTTACCGAAAACAACGAGACAATCAGTCAAGAAGCGCTTTTTGCGGTGTTCCCCGATAGCGACTTCGAACCGCCTTCGTCTGACTGCCCACAAATAATTGGCGATTCCGGCCAGGTCGTGGATGGAGGTTCACCAAATGGTAAAACTCACTGGGCAGACAGCATCATTACCAACAACATCAGTTTAGAAAAGGTAGAAGCGATTCTCATGCACCGAGCTATGGATATGAGCAGACAGAATGTATCTGAGGCCGCACGCTTACTCGGCTTAACTCGGCCGGCCCTCGCCTACCGACTCAAAAAATCAGGTAATCGCGAAAAAAACAGCGGTGAAAGGCTGTCCGAACCTAGCTCTAGAGTCTAA